The following coding sequences lie in one Clupea harengus chromosome 23, Ch_v2.0.2, whole genome shotgun sequence genomic window:
- the znf668 gene encoding zinc finger protein 668, giving the protein MASPQPGSPPTVEQYTPPPAEKEASKDPDEIKEQPTRRRGKGRPPKPKPTYKCAACKEAFPSPAALRSHKVSKHAWLEWQGQHTCVQCNKAFPSRAQLSKHQRSHSDNRPFQCPQCHKAYKTHTELRNHSRSHTGEKPFVCTECGKAFMQAICLRIHMTQHSGERPHSCPHCSKSYPTLSKLKVHQRSHTGEKPYFCAECGKSFADPSVYRKHRRNHQGHRPYSCSQCDKTYTELKDLKNHERSHTGEKPYLCSDCGKAFSRSSSLACHLRIHLQNKPYQCGLCNKGFTQRSSYQSHLRTHSGEKPFLCPQCGKMFSDPSSFRRHQRAHQGFKPYVCDKCTKKFRQPADLAVHQRVHSGQRPYKCQNCDKAFVASWDLRRHMLVHTGLRPFSCTECGKSFAERSSLNKHRRVHTGERPFKCEQCFKSFVVSSSLRKHERTHVAERPQEAPTAPDEATQPFSTPTLPQFSCSVCDLTFGTWEEVQAHESYHVTSPPPPPTTSTVVALPLGPHVCATCQAEFVQLADLHEHEKMHPKPRPHVCESCGKAFLNKAGLRKHQRIHSTVRPHACQVCGKAFLFAAYLRKHLRTHRDADPTGQIAHTHTQPLPSPSPPGAMSPSAAESSTISLTVPVTVPVSAFQTVPTHVYIDKDNGL; this is encoded by the coding sequence ATGGCATCACCCCAGCCAGGCAGTCCGCCCACTGTAGAGCAGTATACACCTCCACCTGCTGAGAAAGAGGCCTCCAAAGATCCAGATGAAATCAAGGAGCAACCCACCAGACGGAGAGGCAAAGGCAGGCCCCCCAAGCCTAAGCCCACGTATAAATGTGCTGCCTGCAAGGAGGCATTTCCTAGTCCTGCGGCACTACGGAGCCACAAGGTCTCAAAGCATGCATGGCTGGAGTGGCAAGGGCAGCACACCTGTGTCCAGTGCAATAAGGCTTTCCCCAGCCGAGCCCAGCTTTCAAAGCATCAGCGCTCCCACTCCGACAACCGTCCCTTCCAGTGTCCTCAGTGTCACAAGGCTTACAAGACCCACACAGAGCTGCGCAACCACAGCCGCTCCCACACCGGTGAGAAGCCTTTCGTGTGCACCGAGTGCGGCAAGGCCTTCATGCAGGCCATCTGCCTACGCATCCACATGACCCAGCACAGCGGTGAGAGACCCCACTCCTGTCCGCACTGTTCCAAGAGTTACCCCACCCTCTCCAAGCTGAAGGTGCACCAGCGGTCACACACGGGCGAGAAGCCCTACTTCTGCGCCGAGTGTGGGAAGAGCTTCGCCGACCCCTCCGTGTACCGTAAGCACCGGCGGAACCATCAGGGGCATCGGCCCTACTCCTGCAGCCAGTGTGACAAGACGTACACAGAGCTGAAGGACCTGAAGAACCACGAGCGTTCACACACGGGGGAGAAGCCCTACCTGTGCTCCGACTGCGGCAAAGCCTTCTCCCGGTCCTCCTCCCTGGCCTGCCACCTGCGCATCCACTTGCAGAACAAACCCTACCAGTGCGGACTGTGCAACAAAGGCTTCACTCAGCGGTCCTCTTACCAGTCCCATCTGCGCACACACTCGGGTGAGAAGCCTTTCCTATGCCCACAGTGTGGCAAAATGTTCTCGGACCCCTCCAGCTTTCGGCGACACCAAAGGGCGCACCAGGGCTTTAAGCCCTATGTTTGCGACAAGTGCACCAAAAAGTTCCGGCAGCCAGCAGACCTGGCTGTGCACCAGAGGGTCCACTCTGGGCAGAGGCCCTACAAGTGCCAGAACTGTGACAAGGCCTTTGTGGCATCCTGGGACTTGCGGCGGCACATGCTGGTGCACACAGGTCTTCGGCCCTTCTCCTGCACCGAGTGTGGCAAGTCGTTCGCTGAGCGCTCAAGCCTCAACAAGCACCGCCGCGTGCACACCGGCGAAAGGCCCTTCAAGTGCGAACAGTGCTTCAAGTCGTTCGTGGTCTCCTCCAGCCTGCGCAAGCATGAGCGGACGCACGTGGCAGAGAGGCCCCAGGAGGCACCCACGGCCCCAGACGAGGCTACGCAGCCCTTCTCCACGCCCACGCTCCCCCAGTTCTCCTGCAGCGTTTGCGACCTGACATTTGGCACATGGGAGGAGGTGCAGGCGCACGAGAGCTACCACGTCACCAGCCCGCCACCGCCACCAACGACCTCCACTGTAGTGGCACTGCCCCTTGGCCCGCACGTGTGCGCCACCTGCCAGGCAGAGTTTGTGCAGCTGGCTGACCTGCACGAGCACGAGAAGATGCACCCCAAGCCGCGGCCGCATGTCTGCGAGAGCTGCGGAAAGGCCTTCCTCAATAAGGCCGGCCTACGCAAGCACCAGCGCATCCACTCCACCGTGCGGCCCCACGCGTGCCAGGTGTGCGGCAAAGCCTTCCTGTTCGCTGCATACCTGCGTaaacacttgcgcacacaccgTGACGCCGACCCCACTGGCCAGAtcgcccacacccacacccagcccCTGCCCTCACCCTCGCCCCCTGGTGCGATGTCCCCCTCCGCAGCTGAATCCAGCACCATCTCCCTCACAGTGCCCGTAACAGTGCCAGTGTCGGCGTTTCAGACGGTGCCCACACATGTCTACATTGATAAGGACAATGGACTCTGA
- the LOC105888748 gene encoding uncharacterized protein LOC105888748, whose product MAAAIVTGLIPILRTAVNTSTTYKARTLWFGFLAVRLVVLFLSELPWFKLDTDFSCNGTARDSVCSRACFNKHFDRPAVAAWNFLFVLLLLSVMLMELFSAHLRASARKRSPKQEEKTEELMMLDLHASKTTLLFYLMSVALRIMVEVAFVYILLQWNLPKMESGPYECEPEGNVCPGPQVCIVRAATEKRMSIFALASISCLVIVASCLFFLYAVMHYLCNLGGGSVRDANSHL is encoded by the coding sequence ATGGCAGCAGCTATAGTGACTGGCCTGATCCCCATCCTCCGCACAGCAGTGAACACCAGCACCACCTACAAGGCCCGCACTCTGTGGTTCGGCTTCCTGGCCGTCCGCCTGGTGGTGCTTTTCTTGTCCGAGCTCCCCTGGTTCAAGCTGGATACCGACTTCAGCTGCAATGGGACCGCCCGCGACAGCGTGTGCTCGCGGGCATGCTTCAACAAACACTTTGATCGGCCGGCGGTGGCGGCCTGGAACTTCCTCTTTGTGCTCCTCTTGCTCTCCGTGATGCTCATGGAGCTCTTCTCCGCCCATCTGCGCGCCTCCGCCCGCAAGCGCAGCCcgaagcaggaggagaagacagaggagCTCATGATGCTGGACCTCCATGCCAGCAAGACCACGCTCCTCTTCTACCTAATGAGTGTGGCGCTGCGCATTATGGTGGAGGTGGCGTTCGTCTACATTCTGCTGCAGTGGAACCTGCCCAAGATGGAGAGTGGGCCCTACGAGTGTGAGCCCGAGGGGAATGTCTGCCCGGGGCCTCAGGTGTGCATAGTGAGGGCCGCAACCGAGAAGCGCATGTCTATCTTTGCCCTGGCATCCATCTCGTGTCTGGTCATAGTGGCCAGTTGCCTGTTTTTTCTGTACGCTGTTATGCACTACCTCTGCAACTTAGGAGGTGGCTCTGTCAGAGATGCTAATAGTCATCTGTAA